In Planctomycetia bacterium, one DNA window encodes the following:
- a CDS encoding DUF2142 domain-containing protein, translating into MTRLLTWLGNWNRFCALMIALFLTRAVFLLSVMPPYEGWDEYQHIAYVAHWIEHGAPPVLGESPVPRALYPALVRFPQPKLAVDQIGAIGAMEYHAYWERLAAGGSIEVRATAPDIPLYQAQHPPLYYQLIAPLFRGQLDPDRIGHAIARARWLGVACGAAALLLFGLSLPSLVAAGPARCLILLAVATQPLLLFNCARVASDPLAVLLGTLVVVMVLEFRIERWRRHGLILGLALGLSILAKVYNLLLAPFVVLVWLDRWRRGRWRGAQTAASLLLILSVAILLTSDYFMENLRRHGLLTPMQESVENARHGVGTSALLRQALALDWLGELARKYLRQSLFTGGWSYVKTSGAITWVYQVFLLIGAGLAVAAAIRWRRSGQPTCFSRDGAGRASALLGALFAMGLAWHMVSSRQAWGSITTNVWYAAVSFPWLLCLYYQGAAARNRRAVLMILGGGLIVLHGSAETWGILGEMVPRYTGAPWGDLARERLASMHPASLGPRWTVPAMLVANALLWLGLFTAFARDAQAPRDDLRPRLNSQ; encoded by the coding sequence GTGACGCGACTTCTGACATGGCTGGGCAACTGGAACCGGTTCTGCGCGCTCATGATCGCGTTGTTTCTGACGCGGGCAGTGTTCCTCCTCTCCGTGATGCCGCCGTATGAAGGGTGGGACGAATACCAGCACATCGCGTACGTGGCGCACTGGATCGAGCACGGCGCGCCGCCGGTACTCGGCGAATCGCCGGTCCCGCGCGCGCTCTATCCGGCGCTGGTGCGATTCCCGCAGCCGAAACTGGCCGTCGATCAGATCGGCGCGATCGGCGCAATGGAGTATCACGCATACTGGGAGCGGCTCGCGGCCGGCGGCTCGATCGAGGTTCGCGCGACCGCGCCGGACATTCCGCTATATCAGGCCCAGCATCCGCCGCTGTATTACCAGCTCATCGCGCCGCTGTTTCGCGGGCAGCTCGATCCCGACCGCATCGGTCACGCGATCGCGCGAGCGCGATGGCTCGGCGTGGCGTGCGGCGCGGCGGCGCTGCTGCTGTTCGGCTTGTCGTTACCGAGTCTGGTTGCCGCCGGGCCGGCACGATGCCTGATCCTGCTGGCCGTCGCGACGCAGCCACTGTTGCTTTTCAACTGCGCGCGCGTGGCGAGCGATCCGCTGGCGGTACTGCTGGGCACGTTGGTGGTCGTGATGGTTCTGGAGTTTCGCATCGAGCGCTGGCGGCGGCACGGGTTGATCCTCGGGCTGGCGCTGGGGCTGTCGATTCTGGCGAAGGTATACAACCTGCTGCTGGCGCCGTTTGTAGTACTCGTGTGGCTGGATCGGTGGCGGCGGGGACGATGGCGCGGGGCGCAAACCGCCGCGTCGTTGCTGCTGATCCTGTCGGTCGCAATATTATTGACTAGTGACTATTTTATGGAAAACCTTCGCCGGCACGGCCTGCTCACACCCATGCAGGAATCAGTCGAAAACGCGCGGCACGGCGTCGGCACGAGCGCGCTCCTCCGACAAGCACTCGCGCTGGACTGGCTCGGCGAACTGGCGAGGAAGTACCTGCGGCAGTCGCTGTTCACCGGCGGCTGGAGTTACGTGAAAACCTCCGGCGCGATCACGTGGGTGTATCAAGTGTTCCTGTTGATCGGGGCGGGGCTGGCCGTGGCGGCGGCCATTCGCTGGCGACGAAGCGGGCAGCCAACCTGCTTCTCGCGCGACGGCGCAGGCCGGGCGTCGGCGCTGCTGGGGGCGTTGTTTGCGATGGGGCTTGCGTGGCACATGGTGAGTTCGCGACAGGCGTGGGGCAGCATCACCACAAATGTATGGTATGCGGCGGTGTCGTTCCCGTGGCTGCTGTGCCTGTATTACCAGGGCGCGGCCGCGCGAAACCGCCGCGCGGTGCTCATGATCCTCGGCGGCGGGCTGATCGTGCTGCACGGTTCCGCCGAAACGTGGGGCATCCTCGGCGAGATGGTCCCGCGCTACACCGGCGCGCCGTGGGGCGATCTCGCGCGCGAGCGCCTCGCATCCATGCATCCGGCATCGCTCGGCCCCCGGTGGACCGTGCCGGCCATGCTTGTTGCGAACGCGCTGCTCTGGCTGGGGTTGTTCACGGCATTTGCGAGAGACGCGCAAGCGCCGCGTGATGACTTGCGCCCTCGGCTCAATTCCCAGTAG
- a CDS encoding alpha-mannosidase, translating to MTFDSANQITSDPSPVRIAAAFFLIAFAATAPGFAESPRERTPRYDLSKDRVLYCIGYAHLDTQWRWDFCQTIDHYIRDTLEGNFKLIEKYPEYVFNFTGSVRYEMMKEYYPEHYEKLKKYIAAGRWFVSGSSVDEGDVNAPSAEAIIRQVLYGNLYFRREFGKESVDFMLPDCFGFPASLPSIWAHCGLIGFSTQKLTWGSAVGIPFKIGVWEGPDGRGVIAALDPGPYVGAIVGPVHASAEWAERITTNGEKYGVWADYHYYGIGDMGGAPREEDVKNYTAAAKADGPFRVALVSSDRMYQDIPPAMAAKLPRYKGDLLLTEHSAGTLTSQACMKRWNRKGELLADAAERASVAADWLGGAPYPKEKIERSWVRLLANQMHDILPGTSLPKAYTYSWNDEIVAMNGFAAALADGVGAVCRTLDTRGEGQAVVVFNPLAQAREDVVEARLTYAGGAPRAVRVLGPDGREALSQVLSREGDSITVAFVAAVKPVSWTVFHVRPGGSPETSQTTIGTDADGALKISEDTLENQWYRVSLNADGDVSSIVDKAQGGRELLAAPAKLVFTHEKPKNWPAWNMDWRDRQKPPIDAVKGPAKVRIVERGPARVALEMVREARGSIFTQQIRLSAGEAGRRVEFKTHIDWQSAQVALRASFPLTASNPKATYNWGMGTIDRANNEPTKYEVPSHEWFDLTDKSGNFGVSVLEDCKFGSDKPSDSEVRLTLLYTPGVRSGYLDQHSQDWGVHDMMYALYSHAGDWREGRSEWQGRRLNQPLVAFTAPRHAGALGKSFSLLNVNTEQVDVRAVKRSEEGEWVIVRLQELWGRAAKGVTVRFAGPIVSAHEVDGQERRIGEAKLVAGALLLDMTPYSPRSFAVRLGPAPMQLMPPRSTPIRLEYDADVMSSDSNRADGAMDAEGRTYPAEQVPAKLVVDGIAFQLGSGRAGEKNAMACNGQEIRLSGGGANRLYLLAAASEECVGEFAVDGRNTKIPIQSWTGFVGQFDDRTWDRPFNAVDFVCEGRVTGLTPGYIRRDAIAWFATHRHHPTKGNEAYQFSYMYQYRLDVPESAKRLKLPKDERIKVFAITAATNENDAAQPAGPLYDDFTGRGPMDFRYQYPPPVDEGQEPIARVRSERAESFAALKLPQPTNDDYADASRGKVTFRYFGGEGEFVPHRQSGAEGDRLPRLNDGELPRNHDDTQRNVWYDSEGRFHADLGASVKLRAVRSYSWHRDRRAPQVYTLWGSNEPTMPDAGFTSARDTKWKLLARVDTTKLGDGGVHAVEVVAENDGSSGGDDANAARRETREIGVYRYLLFITPSQGTFFSEVDVDVAE from the coding sequence CCGCCGGGCGCTGGTTCGTCAGCGGGTCGTCGGTCGACGAGGGCGACGTGAACGCGCCGTCGGCCGAGGCGATCATCCGGCAGGTGCTTTACGGCAATCTGTATTTCCGGCGCGAGTTCGGCAAGGAGAGCGTTGATTTCATGCTGCCGGACTGCTTCGGTTTCCCCGCGTCGCTGCCGTCGATCTGGGCGCACTGCGGGCTGATCGGCTTCTCCACGCAGAAGCTGACCTGGGGGTCGGCGGTCGGGATTCCGTTCAAAATCGGCGTGTGGGAGGGGCCGGACGGGCGCGGGGTGATCGCGGCGCTGGACCCGGGACCGTATGTCGGGGCGATCGTGGGGCCGGTGCACGCCAGCGCGGAATGGGCCGAGCGTATCACGACAAACGGCGAAAAATACGGCGTCTGGGCGGATTACCACTATTACGGCATCGGCGACATGGGCGGCGCCCCGCGCGAGGAGGACGTGAAGAACTACACGGCCGCAGCGAAGGCAGACGGGCCGTTCCGCGTGGCGCTGGTCTCGTCAGACCGGATGTATCAGGACATCCCGCCGGCAATGGCGGCGAAGCTGCCGCGCTACAAGGGCGACCTGCTGCTGACGGAGCATTCGGCCGGCACGCTGACGAGCCAGGCTTGCATGAAGCGCTGGAATCGCAAGGGCGAGCTGCTCGCCGACGCGGCCGAGCGGGCGAGCGTCGCGGCGGACTGGCTGGGCGGCGCGCCGTATCCGAAGGAAAAAATCGAGCGGTCGTGGGTGCGGCTGCTGGCGAATCAGATGCACGACATCCTGCCGGGCACGAGCCTGCCGAAGGCGTACACCTATTCGTGGAACGATGAGATCGTGGCGATGAACGGCTTCGCGGCGGCATTGGCGGACGGCGTCGGTGCAGTGTGTCGCACACTTGACACGCGCGGCGAGGGGCAGGCGGTGGTGGTGTTCAATCCGCTGGCGCAGGCGCGGGAGGACGTGGTCGAGGCGAGGCTGACGTACGCGGGCGGCGCGCCGCGCGCCGTGCGCGTGCTTGGTCCCGATGGGCGCGAGGCGCTTTCGCAGGTGCTGTCGCGCGAGGGCGATTCGATCACCGTGGCATTCGTCGCGGCGGTCAAACCGGTATCGTGGACGGTGTTTCATGTGCGCCCGGGCGGGTCGCCCGAAACGTCGCAAACAACAATTGGCACGGACGCCGACGGCGCGCTGAAAATCTCGGAGGATACACTGGAGAATCAGTGGTATCGCGTATCGCTGAACGCCGACGGCGACGTGTCGAGCATCGTGGACAAGGCGCAGGGCGGGCGCGAGTTGCTGGCCGCGCCGGCGAAGCTGGTCTTCACGCATGAGAAGCCGAAGAACTGGCCCGCGTGGAACATGGACTGGCGCGACCGCCAGAAGCCGCCGATCGACGCGGTGAAAGGGCCGGCCAAGGTGCGCATCGTCGAGCGCGGCCCGGCGCGCGTGGCGCTGGAGATGGTGCGTGAAGCGCGCGGATCGATCTTCACGCAGCAGATTCGCCTGTCCGCCGGTGAAGCGGGCCGCCGCGTGGAGTTCAAGACGCACATCGACTGGCAGTCGGCGCAGGTCGCGCTGCGGGCGTCGTTTCCGCTGACGGCGTCGAACCCGAAGGCGACGTACAACTGGGGCATGGGCACAATCGACCGCGCCAACAACGAGCCGACGAAGTACGAAGTGCCGTCGCATGAGTGGTTTGATCTGACGGACAAGTCCGGCAATTTCGGCGTCAGCGTGCTGGAGGATTGCAAGTTCGGCTCCGACAAACCGAGCGACAGCGAAGTGCGGCTGACATTGCTCTACACGCCCGGCGTGCGCAGCGGCTATCTCGATCAGCACAGCCAGGACTGGGGTGTTCACGACATGATGTACGCGCTCTATTCGCACGCCGGCGACTGGCGCGAGGGCCGCAGCGAGTGGCAGGGGCGGCGGCTGAATCAACCGCTCGTTGCGTTCACCGCGCCGCGGCACGCGGGGGCGCTGGGCAAGTCGTTTTCGCTGCTGAACGTCAACACGGAGCAGGTCGATGTCCGTGCGGTGAAGCGATCCGAAGAGGGCGAATGGGTCATCGTGCGCTTGCAGGAGTTGTGGGGCCGCGCGGCGAAGGGCGTGACGGTGAGGTTCGCCGGGCCGATTGTCTCGGCGCACGAGGTGGACGGGCAGGAGCGGCGCATCGGCGAGGCGAAGCTCGTCGCCGGCGCACTGTTGCTCGATATGACGCCATACAGCCCGCGCAGTTTCGCGGTGCGGCTCGGCCCGGCGCCGATGCAGTTGATGCCGCCGCGAAGCACGCCGATCCGATTGGAGTATGACGCCGACGTGATGAGCAGTGATTCCAATCGTGCCGATGGCGCGATGGACGCCGAGGGGCGGACGTATCCGGCGGAGCAAGTGCCCGCGAAGCTCGTGGTCGACGGCATCGCGTTCCAGCTTGGCTCCGGTCGCGCCGGTGAGAAGAACGCAATGGCTTGCAACGGTCAGGAGATTCGACTCTCCGGCGGGGGAGCGAATCGGTTGTACCTGCTTGCCGCGGCGAGTGAAGAGTGTGTCGGCGAATTCGCTGTGGACGGCCGCAACACGAAGATTCCCATTCAAAGCTGGACGGGCTTCGTCGGGCAGTTTGATGATCGCACCTGGGATCGGCCGTTCAACGCGGTGGACTTCGTTTGCGAGGGCCGCGTCACCGGTCTGACACCGGGCTACATCCGGCGCGATGCCATCGCGTGGTTCGCCACGCATCGGCATCATCCGACGAAAGGCAACGAAGCTTATCAATTCAGCTACATGTACCAATATCGGCTCGATGTGCCTGAATCGGCGAAGCGGCTCAAGCTGCCGAAGGATGAGCGGATCAAGGTCTTTGCCATCACGGCGGCGACCAATGAGAACGATGCGGCGCAGCCCGCCGGCCCGCTGTATGACGATTTCACCGGCCGCGGGCCGATGGATTTTCGTTACCAGTATCCGCCGCCGGTGGACGAAGGGCAGGAGCCGATCGCGCGGGTGCGCAGCGAACGGGCCGAATCGTTCGCGGCGCTCAAGCTGCCACAGCCGACAAATGACGACTATGCAGACGCCTCGCGCGGAAAAGTGACTTTTCGCTATTTTGGCGGCGAGGGCGAGTTCGTGCCGCATCGCCAGTCCGGCGCGGAGGGCGACAGGCTCCCGCGGCTGAACGACGGCGAGTTGCCTCGGAACCATGACGATACGCAGCGTAACGTCTGGTACGACAGCGAGGGACGGTTCCATGCCGATCTCGGCGCGAGCGTGAAGCTCCGCGCGGTGCGAAGTTACTCGTGGCATCGCGACCGCCGCGCGCCGCAGGTCTACACGCTGTGGGGTTCGAACGAACCGACGATGCCCGACGCCGGTTTCACGTCGGCCCGTGATACGAAATGGAAGCTCCTCGCCCGGGTGGACACAACGAAGCTCGGCGACGGCGGCGTGCATGCCGTCGAGGTTGTCGCGGAGAACGATGGATCGAGCGGCGGAGACGACGCGAACGCGGCGCGCCGGGAAACCCGCGAGATCGGCGTGTACCGTTACCTGCTGTTCATCACGCCGAGTCAGGGGACATTCTTCTCCGAGGTGGACGTGGATGTCGCCGAGTAA